The Sphingomonas alpina genome has a segment encoding these proteins:
- a CDS encoding Ohr family peroxiredoxin encodes MTAKTIYSGTTHNVGGPNGYTRSADGFLDLQLADPHPAAENFFGAAWSGCFMGAIGVAAAQKKIKLPEAPTVDAKIDLLMEGTEFFLRARLDVTVPGIDIELARELVDLAHEICPYSKATRGNIEVEVNVLEPAFA; translated from the coding sequence ATGACCGCCAAGACCATCTATTCCGGAACCACTCACAATGTCGGTGGCCCCAACGGCTATACCCGCAGCGCCGACGGCTTCCTCGACCTGCAGCTGGCTGACCCGCACCCCGCAGCAGAAAACTTCTTCGGTGCCGCCTGGTCGGGCTGCTTCATGGGCGCGATCGGGGTTGCCGCTGCCCAGAAGAAGATCAAGCTGCCTGAGGCCCCGACGGTCGACGCGAAGATCGATCTGTTGATGGAAGGCACCGAATTCTTCCTGCGCGCCAGACTCGACGTCACCGTTCCGGGCATCGACATCGAACTGGCCCGGGAACTGGTCGATCTCGCACACGAGATCTGCCCCTATTCGAAGGCAACCCGCGGCAACATCGAAGTCGAAGTGAATGTGCTTGAGCCGGCCTTCGCCTGA
- a CDS encoding T3SS effector HopA1 family protein, which translates to MSMLHRRLYATFHAGASCSNDGVAEQQIFVAGLSAANLSVDRWDRGWTVVETLASGGAIVEKRYRTRRANPGEFLSATAPATVVRGTPVEIRVRREARVLQESFYYAFGGELEDDFAGMRSVRYYLNMDAIAAPTVIGMLTGEFTTRAVPFACKCANSPAGFERRDPCVLYVGARHAQLVHYILLSLMPALAPHLRPPVPMLTHRLAPGLGFAEEPPGNDSFGSHRMRAVAHGLITAHKEKRNGVEGRRAAVFDSFAKLGIDLAMPHLSASDADSFGLRRLSFSDGE; encoded by the coding sequence ATGAGCATGTTGCACCGGCGGCTCTATGCCACTTTTCATGCGGGCGCGTCCTGCAGCAACGATGGCGTGGCGGAGCAGCAAATTTTTGTTGCCGGCTTGTCGGCGGCGAATTTGAGCGTTGACCGGTGGGATAGGGGCTGGACCGTCGTCGAAACGCTGGCGAGCGGCGGCGCCATTGTAGAGAAGAGATATCGGACGCGGCGCGCAAATCCCGGCGAATTCCTGTCAGCGACGGCGCCAGCCACTGTGGTGCGGGGAACCCCGGTCGAGATCCGCGTCAGGCGGGAAGCAAGAGTGCTGCAAGAGAGCTTCTATTACGCGTTCGGGGGTGAACTGGAGGATGATTTCGCCGGCATGCGTTCGGTGCGGTATTATCTGAACATGGATGCGATTGCCGCACCCACCGTGATCGGCATGCTGACCGGCGAATTCACCACGCGTGCCGTTCCGTTTGCGTGCAAATGCGCCAACAGCCCAGCCGGATTCGAGCGGCGCGATCCGTGCGTCCTGTATGTCGGGGCGCGGCACGCCCAGCTCGTCCATTATATTCTCCTGTCGCTGATGCCCGCGCTGGCGCCGCATTTGCGACCGCCCGTGCCGATGCTGACCCATCGACTGGCACCGGGTCTTGGATTTGCCGAGGAACCGCCCGGAAACGATAGCTTCGGCAGCCATCGCATGCGCGCCGTTGCCCATGGACTCATCACCGCGCACAAGGAAAAACGTAACGGCGTCGAAGGCCGCCGTGCAGCAGTGTTCGACAGCTTTGCCAAGCTTGGCATCGACCTCGCCATGCCCCATCTCTCGGCGAGCGATGCGGACTCGTTCGGGCTGCGGCGGCTGAGCTTCTCCGATGGCGAATGA
- a CDS encoding aminoglycoside phosphotransferase family protein, translating to MILTRQNVLHYLVQADHLGLDRIVNGDIQIVSRESRNRAFAVSDARGPGFFVKQHRPDEGHWSGGSTLESEAHIYALAAANDRLEALLPPFQSFDSEHQILVIGLVEPAETLRAQHRRTGTLSLPAAKAVGHALATCHIEFGKTLRFGPPNASLAKHRPWILRPDRLDPHVTPSQSAAQARVISIVQDHPDLIDRLRALEPGWRVNGIIHGDMKWDNCLVTNEGASGDTTVTLIDWEMAGTGDVAWDVGGILQSYIVAWIRSTRPRSGDTAASIAASAEIPLSALQQAARGFWNAYASRLDLDRRATATLLSSAVAYAAARIVQTAFEATSDDALVSAHMILALQFTANMLAGPEAVAGSLLGLAA from the coding sequence GTGATCCTGACCCGACAGAATGTGCTCCACTATCTGGTCCAGGCCGATCATCTCGGCCTGGACCGCATCGTGAACGGCGACATTCAAATCGTCTCGCGAGAGTCACGCAACCGCGCATTCGCCGTTTCCGACGCGCGCGGGCCAGGCTTCTTCGTCAAGCAGCATCGCCCGGATGAGGGACATTGGAGCGGTGGCTCCACCCTGGAGAGCGAAGCGCATATTTATGCGCTTGCGGCGGCCAACGACCGGCTGGAGGCCTTGCTTCCGCCTTTCCAGAGCTTTGATTCGGAGCATCAGATCCTCGTCATCGGTCTTGTCGAACCGGCAGAGACGCTGCGCGCACAACATAGGCGAACTGGCACGCTCTCGCTTCCGGCCGCCAAAGCGGTCGGTCATGCTCTGGCCACATGCCATATCGAGTTCGGCAAGACGCTTCGTTTCGGGCCACCCAACGCATCGCTCGCAAAGCACCGCCCCTGGATCCTGAGACCGGACCGGCTCGATCCTCATGTCACGCCCAGCCAGAGCGCGGCGCAGGCCAGGGTCATCTCGATCGTCCAGGATCACCCCGATCTGATCGATCGGCTGCGCGCGCTTGAGCCCGGCTGGCGCGTCAACGGCATCATCCATGGAGACATGAAATGGGATAATTGCCTGGTGACGAATGAGGGAGCGTCGGGCGACACGACCGTGACCTTGATCGATTGGGAAATGGCCGGAACGGGCGATGTGGCGTGGGACGTCGGAGGCATCCTGCAATCCTATATAGTCGCCTGGATCCGCTCGACCCGGCCCAGATCGGGGGACACCGCTGCGTCGATTGCGGCGAGTGCCGAAATTCCACTGTCGGCGCTGCAACAGGCAGCGCGCGGATTCTGGAACGCCTATGCCAGTCGCCTGGACCTGGACCGACGCGCAACCGCGACATTGCTGTCGAGCGCGGTGGCCTATGCCGCGGCACGGATCGTACAGACCGCGTTCGAAGCGACGAGCGACGACGCGTTGGTGAGCGCGCACATGATCCTCGCGCTGCAGTTCACCGCGAACATGCTCGCCGGTCCGGAAGCCGTGGCCGGCTCGCTGCTCGGGCTGGCGGCGTGA
- a CDS encoding MarR family winged helix-turn-helix transcriptional regulator: protein MARNRNPQESAKLGEFLCFAVYSANLAFGRAYRPILDELGLTYTQYVTLVALGEEDGQRVGDLGDKLFLESNTLTPILKKLEQLGLVDRRRDPADERQVRVSVTPAGRELQQQVEGNASGLIDATGLGDDFTKVQESVARLRDNLLSSTRS from the coding sequence ATGGCGCGCAACAGAAACCCACAAGAGTCCGCCAAGCTGGGCGAATTCCTCTGTTTTGCGGTATATTCAGCCAATCTTGCCTTTGGACGCGCCTACCGGCCGATCCTCGACGAGCTGGGCCTGACCTACACCCAATATGTGACGCTGGTCGCACTGGGCGAGGAGGACGGCCAGAGAGTCGGCGACCTGGGCGATAAGCTGTTTCTGGAATCCAACACGCTGACCCCGATCCTCAAGAAGCTGGAGCAGCTGGGCCTGGTCGACCGCCGACGCGATCCGGCCGACGAACGCCAGGTCCGCGTCAGTGTGACACCTGCGGGCCGCGAGTTGCAGCAACAGGTCGAAGGCAACGCGTCCGGGCTGATCGATGCAACCGGCCTGGGGGACGATTTCACTAAGGTCCAGGAGAGCGTCGCCCGGTTGCGCGACAATCTGCTGAGCTCGACCAGGTCATAG
- a CDS encoding aromatic ring-hydroxylating oxygenase subunit alpha → MTVQLLGEYRPGYGLPRESYLSEAVYAEEQARIFRSNWFFAGHSIELAGAGAYLTLDVGNVPVVIVRDSGGVLRGYLNICRHRGSIICTSEQGRAARLTCPYHSWTYALDGALIAAPMMGAGFDKAAHGLKPVQVAEFDGLVFVNLAEDPAPIDALRDHLSPILSPQGMDRAKIAVMRDYTLDLNWKLVVENNRECYHCKANHPEYVSVQYDTENDNPALQAEIAERLADCSVRWEKAGLDTSRVNTSSDSTADWFRANRTPVRRDMVTESPDGQAVCAVLMGGFNDPDMGTARANTNINFWCHANADYAHNVRITPVSPTRTIVRGYWLVDEKAEEGRDYDADQVAAFHHQVMMEDWEICRRQWRGVTAPGFEPGPYSPLKEQNVDRYIRWYAGQMRSTV, encoded by the coding sequence ATGACTGTTCAACTGCTCGGCGAGTATCGCCCCGGCTATGGCCTGCCGCGCGAGTCCTATCTTAGCGAGGCGGTATATGCCGAAGAACAGGCCCGCATCTTTCGCAGCAACTGGTTCTTCGCGGGCCATTCGATCGAGCTGGCCGGGGCAGGCGCCTATCTGACCCTCGATGTCGGCAATGTGCCGGTGGTCATCGTGCGCGACAGCGGCGGTGTGTTGCGCGGCTATCTCAATATCTGCCGCCACCGCGGATCGATCATCTGCACCAGCGAGCAGGGCAGGGCGGCACGCCTGACTTGCCCCTATCACAGCTGGACCTATGCGCTGGACGGGGCGCTGATCGCGGCGCCGATGATGGGGGCGGGGTTCGACAAGGCAGCACATGGCCTGAAGCCGGTGCAAGTTGCGGAGTTTGACGGCCTGGTCTTCGTCAATCTGGCCGAAGATCCCGCACCGATCGATGCGCTGCGCGACCATCTCTCGCCGATCCTCTCGCCACAGGGCATGGACCGTGCGAAGATCGCGGTAATGCGCGATTACACGCTCGACCTGAACTGGAAGCTGGTGGTCGAGAACAACCGCGAATGCTATCATTGCAAGGCCAATCATCCCGAATATGTGTCGGTGCAATATGACACCGAGAACGATAATCCGGCACTGCAGGCCGAGATTGCAGAGCGCCTCGCCGATTGTTCGGTGCGCTGGGAAAAGGCGGGTCTCGATACCAGCCGGGTCAATACTTCATCCGACTCCACCGCCGACTGGTTCCGCGCCAACCGCACGCCGGTGCGTCGCGACATGGTGACGGAAAGCCCCGACGGACAGGCGGTGTGCGCCGTACTGATGGGCGGGTTCAACGACCCTGACATGGGCACAGCACGCGCCAACACCAACATCAATTTCTGGTGCCACGCCAACGCCGATTATGCCCATAATGTGCGTATCACGCCGGTCTCGCCGACGCGGACGATCGTGCGTGGCTATTGGCTGGTCGATGAAAAGGCGGAGGAAGGGCGCGACTATGATGCGGATCAGGTTGCCGCATTCCATCATCAGGTGATGATGGAGGACTGGGAAATCTGTCGCCGGCAATGGCGCGGCGTCACCGCGCCCGGCTTCGAACCCGGGCCTTATTCGCCGCTCAAGGAGCAGAATGTCGATCGCTATATCCGCTGGTATGCCGGGCAGATGAGGTCGACTGTCTGA
- a CDS encoding lanthionine synthetase LanC family protein: protein MANDVAQRIEAALRIGNLLCADALWWNGRCTFTTDDVDPIASGWQIVHRTCGGDLYTGTAGIALFLARLAALTGDRVIARTAAGTLAHALAEADTPGMEGRSALYTGRLGIAVAAAMAGEWLGRADFTAASARLAKSIETSAIAGFSGGDLMAGLSGGIAGALILAQRLADDRLLAWASQLGDALIADAHRSPSGWHWPTPKEPIGLCGLSHGAAGIAWAFAELARATGEKRFAQAAANAVAHEQHWFDADAGNWPDLSPDSCDSAGRRSLSLSWCHGAPGIALTRLRLWELTANDQLREQARIAIATTAADLRASLDQGLGNYSLCHGLAGNVEALIQAGASFETGDLAAAVAMAGIERFGTDPRSWPAGVDSGETTSPTLMLGLAGTGYFLLRIDDAAGTPSILLPDIGVSPTCPTVPNLVEAFAGKSAPSG, encoded by the coding sequence ATGGCGAATGACGTCGCCCAACGGATCGAAGCGGCGCTGCGCATCGGCAATCTGCTCTGCGCCGATGCCTTGTGGTGGAACGGCCGCTGTACCTTCACCACCGACGATGTGGATCCGATCGCTTCGGGCTGGCAGATCGTTCACCGCACCTGTGGCGGCGACCTCTACACCGGTACCGCGGGCATCGCGCTTTTCCTGGCCCGGCTGGCGGCACTGACCGGCGATCGCGTGATCGCACGAACGGCCGCCGGCACGCTAGCCCATGCCCTTGCCGAGGCGGACACACCAGGAATGGAAGGCCGGAGCGCGCTTTACACGGGTCGTCTGGGCATTGCGGTCGCCGCCGCGATGGCGGGCGAGTGGCTCGGCCGGGCCGACTTCACAGCGGCATCGGCACGGCTGGCCAAGTCGATCGAGACGAGCGCCATCGCCGGATTTTCCGGCGGCGATTTGATGGCGGGACTCTCGGGCGGGATCGCCGGCGCGCTGATCCTCGCACAACGGCTCGCGGATGATCGACTGCTTGCCTGGGCATCCCAACTCGGCGATGCGCTGATCGCCGACGCGCATCGATCGCCCTCGGGATGGCATTGGCCAACGCCGAAGGAACCGATCGGCCTGTGTGGCCTTTCGCATGGCGCCGCGGGCATTGCCTGGGCGTTCGCCGAACTCGCGCGCGCGACGGGAGAAAAACGATTTGCTCAGGCGGCCGCCAATGCCGTCGCGCACGAACAACATTGGTTCGATGCCGACGCCGGCAACTGGCCCGACCTTTCGCCCGACAGCTGCGACAGTGCGGGCCGCCGCTCCCTCAGCCTCTCATGGTGTCACGGGGCACCCGGGATCGCGCTGACGCGGCTGCGCTTGTGGGAACTGACCGCAAACGACCAGCTGCGCGAACAGGCCCGCATCGCGATTGCGACAACCGCCGCAGATCTCCGTGCGAGCCTCGACCAAGGCCTCGGCAATTATTCACTCTGTCATGGGCTGGCCGGCAATGTTGAGGCGCTAATTCAGGCCGGTGCATCCTTTGAGACGGGAGACCTTGCAGCAGCGGTTGCGATGGCCGGCATCGAGCGCTTCGGCACGGATCCACGGTCCTGGCCGGCTGGAGTCGATTCCGGCGAGACGACCTCACCTACATTGATGCTGGGCCTGGCCGGCACCGGCTATTTCCTCCTGCGCATCGACGACGCTGCGGGAACGCCCTCGATCCTCCTCCCCGACATCGGTGTATCGCCCACGTGCCCGACCGTGCCGAATCTTGTCGAAGCCTTTGCCGGTAAAAGTGCACCGTCCGGATAA